AAATAGTCCCAGCAGTCCGCCACCGAGACTGAGTAGCGTGCTTTCGGTGAGTAACTGGCGGATGAGGCGCGAGCGGCTGGCGCCGAGCGCGGCGCGGACCGCGAGTTCCTGCTCGCGACGCATCATGCGCGCCAGCGCCAGGTTGGCGACGTTGGCGCAAGCGATCAGCAGAACCAGCCCAGAAGCCCCGAGCAGAATGAGAAGCTTGGGCCGGACGTCCTGCGTGAGCTGCGCGTGCAGGCTGTCCATGGAGGCGGAGAAGCCGGCGTCTTTAGGGTAGCTGTCAGGAAAGGCCTGGGGAAAGCGCGCAGCGATGGTGGACACGTCGGTGATGCCGGACTGGACGGTCTCCCCGGGCTTGAGCCGGGCGAAGACGCGCATCATGTGATGGCTGCGCCCGGTCTTCATGTCATTGGACGAGCGGGCCGGACACGCGATGGTGGTCATGTACACGTCATTTTCGCGCGGGTATTGCGGCACCGGAGGCAGCACGCCAATCACGGTGTGCACGCGGTCATTCATACGGAAGCGGCGGCCGACGATGTTGGGGTCGCCACCGTAGTGCTGCCGCCAGTATTCGTTGCTCAGGACCAGGACCGCTTCGGCGCCGGGCACATCGTCAGAGTCAGCAAAGAAACGGCCCATGAACGGGCGGATGCCCAAAAGATCAAAGAAATGCGCGGAGACAACACCCGTGCGGACCTCCGAGGGCTCGTGGCCGTCCAGCAGGATGAAGCTCATCTGGTGATATTCCTCCAGCTGGGCGAGGGAGCGCGATTGCTGGCGGTAGTCGGCGATTTCCTTGACGGAAAACCCGACGTTGTTGGCGCCAACTTTGGGGAACACCTGGCGCAATACCACCAATTGTTGGCCTTGCGCGTACGGCAGCGGCTTGAGGAGCACGCCGTACACCATGCTGAACAGCGCGGTGTTGCGCCAATGCCCAGACCAAGAGCGAGAATCGCCACCAGGGTGAAAGCGGGATTCTTCTTCAGGATGCGGAAGGCATAGCGGGCGTCCTGGAGGAGGCGCTCCAACCATCCCCAACCCCAGGCTTCGCGCGATTGCTCGGCCAGCAGCGTGGGGTTACCGAAGTCTTTGCGGTGCTCCGCGCCCAGCATCTCGCGATGGACGGCGATGTCCTGCTGGAGGTCATGCTCCAGCTTGCTGCGGTTCAGCAGAAAATAAATGCGGCGGAAGAATTCACCCATAAGACCTCCTCAATGAAAACCAATCAGGCCTTGGAGAGCACGGCCTGAATACCTTGCAGCACACGGTCAAAGTCCGTCATTTCGGATTGCAGTTGTTTGCGTCCGGCGGCCGTGAGCTTGTAAAAACGCACTTTGCGGTTGGTCTCAGAGACGCCCCACTCGGCCTGCACCCAGCCTTTGATCAACATGCGCTGGAGCGCGGGATAGAGAGAGCCTTCTTCCACCTGAAGCAGGTCATTGGAAAGCGTGTGGATGCGCTGGGCGATGGCGTAGCCATGCAGCGCGCCAGGCTGGAGCACGCGCAGCACCAGCATGCCTAAGGTTCCGGGGATCATTTCATTCTTAGCCATAGTTTACCAAGACCTAGATTGTCTATGCCTGTATGAGACTTGGCAAGACAAATTTTGTGAGCAGCGAGCGAACAAATTTCTGCGCCATTTTCAAGCCCTAAGGCCTTCGGCAGCCGCCGCCGGAATCGCATGGATCTGGAAACGTTCCCGGTAGCTGCTGGGATTGGTGCCAAAGCGCCGTTCAAACGCCCGGCGGAAAGAATCCGCGCTGTGAAAGCCCACGGAGTCGGCGACTTGCTCGATGGAAGTGCTGCGCTGGGCGAGACGGCGGCGGGCTTCGTCGAGGCGCAGTCGCTTGACGAAGTCAGCGGGCGTGGCGCCAAAGACATCGCGAAAGCGCCGGCTGAAGTGCCGGGGACAAAGACAAGCCTTGCCGGCGAGCGCTTCCACGGAAAGGTCCGCCCGCAGGTTGCCGGCGATCCAGGGAACAAGCTCAGCCAGGCGGTCGTCTGAGCCGGTTTGGAACTGCAGCGGCTCAGAATATTGTTCCTGTCCGCCTTCGCGCTTGAGATAAACCACCAGTTCGCGGGCGACGGCCAACGCCACACGCCGTCCGTGGTCCTCTTCGATCAAGGCCAGGGCCAGGTCAATGCCCGCGGTGATGCCGGCGGAAGTGTAGAAAGATCCGTCTTTCAAGAAAATGGCGTTGGGCTCAACCCGCAGCAGAGGAAAACGGCGGGCCACGTCGTCAGCGAAGCGCCAATGCGTGGTGACGCGGCGTCCGTCCAGGAGGCCGGTGGGCGCCAAAGCGTAAATGCCGGTGCACACGGACGCGATGCGGCGAATACGGGGAGCGCGCGCGCTGATCCAGGCTGAGACTTGGGCATTAACGGCGGGTTTGCGCAGGCCGCGTCCCCCGCAGATGATGAGCGTGTCCAGCTCAGGCGCGCGGGCCAGTGTGCGATGCGGGGTGATGGTCATGCCGGCTTCGGTGACGAAAGGCTTGCCGGTCAGACCCAGGATGACGGTTTCATAGCAGGGGCGGAGTTTGCCGTCTTCGTCGCTGACCGCGCTGGCGAAGGCTT
The Terriglobia bacterium genome window above contains:
- a CDS encoding PadR family transcriptional regulator gives rise to the protein MAKNEMIPGTLGMLVLRVLQPGALHGYAIAQRIHTLSNDLLQVEEGSLYPALQRMLIKGWVQAEWGVSETNRKVRFYKLTAAGRKQLQSEMTDFDRVLQGIQAVLSKA
- a CDS encoding GlxA family transcriptional regulator, which translates into the protein MKRIGLLGFDDVAGLDLAGPLEAFASAVSDEDGKLRPCYETVILGLTGKPFVTEAGMTITPHRTLARAPELDTLIICGGRGLRKPAVNAQVSAWISARAPRIRRIASVCTGIYALAPTGLLDGRRVTTHWRFADDVARRFPLLRVEPNAIFLKDGSFYTSAGITAGIDLALALIEEDHGRRVALAVARELVVYLKREGGQEQYSEPLQFQTGSDDRLAELVPWIAGNLRADLSVEALAGKACLCPRHFSRRFRDVFGATPADFVKRLRLDEARRRLAQRSTSIEQVADSVGFHSADSFRRAFERRFGTNPSSYRERFQIHAIPAAAAEGLRA